A part of Podarcis muralis chromosome 15, rPodMur119.hap1.1, whole genome shotgun sequence genomic DNA contains:
- the NEFL gene encoding neurofilament light polypeptide yields the protein MSTYGYETYFPSYKRRYVDSSRVHLSSARSSSGGGGYGVARSTYSSLSAPVSSVSVRRSYTSSSSSLMPSVDSLDLTQVAAISNDLKTIRSQEKAQLQDLNDRFACFIERVHELEQQNKVLEAELLVLRQKHSEPSRFRALYEQEIRELRLATEEATHEKQALQGERESLEETLRAMQARYEEEILSREDAEARLLEVRKGADEAALARAELEKRIDSLLDELAFLKKVHEEELAELQAQIQYAHLSVEMDVSAKPDLSSALRDIRAQYEKLAARNMQNAEEWFRSRFTVLTESAAKNTDAVRAAKDEVSESRRLLKAKTLEIEATRGMNEALEKQLQELEEKQNADIASLQDTVSKLENELRTTKSEMARYLKEYQDLLNVKMALDIEIAAYRKLLEGEETRLSFTSVGSMSSGYTQSGSTFGRSAYSGLQSSSYLMSARSFPAYYSSHVQEEQIEVEETIEASKVEEAKESPPSEGEEEEKEEGEGEGEGEGEEEGATEEESKEGEGEEEEGEGEEGGEEEEGGEEEADEEADEGEKKEGEDEQEDAGEEEAPKEKKKD from the exons ATGAGCACCTACGGCTACGAGACTTACTTCCCGTCGTACAAGCGGCGCTACGTGGACAGCTCCCGGGTGCACCTGTCCAGCGCTcggagcagcagcggcggcggcggctatgGGGTGGCTCGCTCCACTTATTCGAGCCTCTCGGCGCCCGTCTCGTCGGTGTCGGTGCGCCGGAGCTACacgtcgtcctcctcctccctgatgcCCTCGGTGGACAGCCTGGACCTGACCCAGGTGGCGGCGATCAGCAACGACCTGAAGACCATCCGGAGCCAGGAGAAGGCTCAGCTGCAGGACCTGAACGACCGCTTCGCCTGCTTCATCGAGCGCGTCCACGAACTGGAGCAGCAGAACAAGGTGCTGGAAGCCGAGTTGCTGGTGCTGCGGCAGAAGCACTCCGAGCCGTCGAGGTTCCGCGCGCTGTACGAGCAAGAGATCCGCGAGCTGCGCCTGGCCACCGAGGAGGCCACCCACGAGAAGCAGGCGCTGCAGGGCGAGCGCGAGAGCCTGGAGGAGACCCTGCGGGCCATGCAGGCGCGCTACGAGGAGGAGATCCTCAGCCGCGAGGACGCCGAGGCCCGCCTCCTGGAGGTGCGCAAAGGCGCCGACGAGGCGGCGCTGGCCCGCGCCGAGCTGGAGAAGCGCATCGACAGCCTCCTCGACGAGCTGGCTTTCCTCAAGAAGGTGCACGAGGAAGAGCTGGCCGAGCTCCAGGCCCAGATCCAGTACGCTCACCTCTCCGTCGAGATGGACGTCTCGGCCAAGCCGGACCTCTCCTCCGCCCTGCGCGACATCCGCGCCCAGTACGAGAAGCTGGCGGCCCGCAACATGCAGAACGCCGAAGAGTGGTTCCGCAGCCGCTTCACCGTCCTCACCGAGAGCGCCGCCAAGAACACCGACGCCGTCCGCGCCGCCAAGGACGAGGTCTCCGAGAGCCGGCGCCTCCTCAAGGCCAAGACGCTGGAGATTGAAGCCACCCGTGGCATGAACGAAGCCCTCGAGAAGCAGCTGCAGGAGCTGGAGGAAAAGCAGAACGCCGACATCGCCTCCCTCCAG GATACAGTCAGCAAATTAGAAAATGAACTGAGAACTACAAAGAGTGAAATGGCTAGGTATCTGAAGGAGTATCAGGATCTTCTCAATGTGAAAATGGCTCTGGACATTGAAATCGCAGCATACAG gaaaCTTCTGGAAGGTGAAGAGACCCGGCTTAGTTTCACCAGCGTTGGAAGCATGAGCAGTGGTTATACGCAGAGCGGCTCCACCTTTGGAAGGTCAGCCTACAGCGGTTTGCAGAGCAGTTCCTACTTGATGTCAGCCCGGTCCTTCCCTGCCTATTACTCCAGCCATGTGCAAGAAGAACAGATTGAAGTGGAGGAGACGATTGAAGCATCCAAAGTAGAAGAGGCCAAAGAGTCTCCCCCttcagaaggagaggaagaggagaaagaagaaggagagggagagggagaaggggaaggagaggaagaag GAGCCACGGAAGAAGAATCTAAAGAGggtgaaggagaagaggaagaaggcgaaggcgaggaaggaggagaagaagaagagggaggagaagaagaggctgATGAGGAAGCAGatgagggagagaaaaaggaaggtgAAGATGAACAAGAGGATGCTGGTGAAGAAGAAGCCCctaaagagaagaagaaggattGA